Genomic segment of Prochlorococcus marinus CUG1417:
AAAAGCAATTTGAATTAAAGGGTAGCTTACCTCACACTTTAGATGCTGAAGTTTCTATAACTCTATTTGCATCTTTTTTATTGTTTTCATTAGGTTCTTTTATTTTTAATTATTTAAATTTTGGGTTTATAAGATCTATATCTTATTCTTTCGGAATGGCATCTCTACCAATGGTTATATTATTTATTACCGGTAGTTTTGGCGGATACTTTTCTGAAGATTTATCTCTTTTTTCATTGTTAACTAATCGAATAAAAGGTTTATTTATTGCAATTGCAATGCTTTCAATGGCTTACTTAATTTTTAATTTAGGTTAAATTTCATAGTTACAATTTAAGGCGATTTCAAATGGAACTGATTGGGTAGGTAACTTAAGAATAGTTGAGCATATTTCAGCAATATCTTCAGGTTGTGTCATGCTTGATTTGTCTAAAGAAGAGATATTTTGGGCCATTTTT
This window contains:
- a CDS encoding GIY-YIG nuclease family protein, with product MSGYVYLIRVGDLYRIGKTDNLEKKIKKLKPDELLTSIMTKEPETLEARLLRKYKSQRIPETGYLKLSKRQIRECKKQFELKGSLPHTLDAEVSITLFASFLLFSLGSFIFNYLNFGFIRSISYSFGMASLPMVILFITGSFGGYFSEDLSLFSLLTNRIKGLFIAIAMLSMAYLIFNLG